The proteins below come from a single Corynebacterium glyciniphilum AJ 3170 genomic window:
- a CDS encoding purine-cytosine permease family protein encodes MSTTKPTTTPVDPHETGPTDTGVDETGSLSGPESRGIEYISDEERGGKPSSLFWVWATPNISFLTITMGALMVAGLGLSLVQTVAVSLIVSLCWVFVGVIAISGPASGTSGSVVSRAFYGLRGNKVIVGLYGWLLAAVYLSLTWSSASVNGLGLLSRVGVPSTQLVGIIVVIVIALITVLVAIYGHGLITRLYPYVANGLVVVFLAATIFMFPHFDFSYEPTEKLSGTSLVATMTIGVTILGSTPLSFINSPDMARYLPRSTPVWKTAGATAFGGALPGILFTMIGALIATGAGFDMVGDPMGAFDSGLPSWFFPIFTIAVIVAAIGLNGMTTYSASLSLQALGIPIRRIPSTLIIAVIGTVLTIVSVAIYDFTTSVSLLLQLVIIASAPLIAVYVTDVILRRNRYNDPNLFDETPTSRYWYRNGWNWPGLFSLVLGGVASALFINTDVFVGPLSALTGMDLSIPAGMIVAAASYVVMAGNRVRKDSATVNEPLPDTATR; translated from the coding sequence ATGAGCACCACGAAACCCACCACTACTCCCGTGGATCCACACGAGACCGGGCCTACGGATACCGGGGTAGACGAGACGGGTTCGCTGTCCGGGCCCGAATCCCGTGGCATCGAGTACATTTCTGATGAAGAACGAGGCGGCAAGCCGAGCTCACTCTTCTGGGTGTGGGCCACCCCCAACATCAGCTTCCTCACCATCACCATGGGAGCGCTGATGGTCGCCGGACTCGGACTCAGCCTGGTGCAGACTGTAGCGGTCTCGCTCATTGTATCCCTGTGCTGGGTGTTTGTCGGCGTCATCGCCATCAGTGGTCCGGCGTCCGGTACATCCGGCTCAGTAGTCAGCCGCGCGTTCTACGGTCTACGTGGAAACAAGGTCATCGTCGGCCTCTACGGCTGGCTTCTAGCTGCGGTGTACCTGTCGCTGACATGGTCATCGGCCTCGGTCAACGGACTCGGACTTCTGAGTCGGGTCGGAGTTCCTTCGACTCAACTGGTCGGCATCATCGTCGTCATCGTCATCGCACTGATAACCGTGCTCGTCGCAATCTACGGACACGGACTGATCACCAGGCTCTACCCCTACGTAGCCAACGGCCTGGTGGTTGTCTTTCTCGCGGCGACAATATTCATGTTCCCGCATTTCGACTTCAGCTACGAGCCCACCGAAAAACTCAGTGGAACATCACTGGTCGCCACGATGACCATTGGGGTCACCATCCTGGGCTCCACTCCGCTGTCATTCATCAACAGTCCCGACATGGCGCGTTACCTGCCCCGGTCGACTCCAGTATGGAAGACCGCCGGAGCCACAGCCTTCGGTGGGGCGTTGCCCGGCATCCTCTTCACGATGATTGGTGCCCTGATTGCGACCGGCGCAGGTTTCGACATGGTCGGGGACCCGATGGGAGCCTTCGACAGCGGGCTTCCTTCCTGGTTCTTCCCGATTTTCACGATCGCTGTCATTGTCGCTGCTATCGGGTTGAACGGGATGACGACTTACAGCGCCAGCCTGTCGCTCCAGGCTCTGGGGATCCCCATCCGCAGGATCCCTTCCACTCTGATCATCGCCGTCATCGGCACCGTCCTGACCATCGTGTCGGTCGCCATCTACGACTTCACCACCTCCGTCTCCCTGCTCCTTCAGCTCGTGATCATCGCTTCAGCACCCTTGATCGCCGTCTACGTCACGGATGTCATCCTGCGGAGAAACCGGTACAACGACCCGAACCTGTTCGACGAGACACCGACAAGTCGTTACTGGTACCGAAACGGCTGGAACTGGCCCGGCCTGTTCAGCCTGGTCCTCGGTGGTGTCGCCTCCGCTCTGTTTATCAACACGGATGTCTTCGTCGGTCCCCTGTCCGCTCTGACGGGAATGGACCTGTCCATTCCAGCAGGCATGATCGTCGCTGCCGCTTCGTATGTCGTCATGGCAGGTAATCGCGTCCGCAAGGACTCCGCAACCGTCAATGAGCCGCTTCCCGACACCGCCACCCGATAG
- a CDS encoding amidase — MSDVYDVTGKSIAELRADLESGATTSVELVEAYRERIERFDRPDPSREDGCARDGGVPLNAVIVDNPGALDEARSSDERRRSGTTLGPLDGIPYTAKESYLARGLTASAGSPAFADLVAQKDAFTIERLRNGGAVLIGLTTMPPMANGGMQRGLHGRAESPYNPDYLTSAFASGSSNGSGSATAAEFAAFGLGEETWSSGRAPASCNALCAYTPSRGVISTRGNWPLVPTMDVVVPHTRSMADMAEVLDVVVADDHTTRGDFWRMQPWIDIPASSEIRPSSYRDVADGSHGLTGVRFGIPTMYVNADEAAGTGGDRTGDVGVGGPMGQRITTSPAVIALWQAVRADLETAGATVIEVDFPVVTNYEGDRPGAPTISTRGLVSADYLDMEVSALAAWSWEDFLQANGAPSFHSLADVDGTRIFPHPEGALPDRYDGFDDDIATYPSLIARLGYTGPSDLTDNSSFRLLPDGVRGLEETRRVDLENWMDDLGLDAVIFPAMADIGPADADTAPSSADAAWRNGVWVATGNLVPRHLGIPTVTVPMGITADKGMPVGLTIAGRAWDDNRLLRFGAEIEATAPVRTRRTPPERTTPSTPSER, encoded by the coding sequence ATGTCTGATGTCTACGATGTGACGGGGAAGTCCATCGCCGAACTCCGCGCCGATCTCGAAAGCGGTGCCACAACGTCCGTCGAACTCGTGGAAGCGTACCGTGAGCGGATCGAACGGTTCGACCGCCCCGATCCGTCCCGCGAGGACGGATGTGCCCGCGACGGCGGCGTCCCGCTCAACGCGGTCATCGTCGACAACCCCGGTGCACTGGACGAGGCACGCTCCTCCGATGAGCGCCGCCGCTCCGGCACCACCCTCGGACCGCTGGACGGTATTCCCTACACCGCGAAAGAGTCCTATCTCGCCCGTGGGCTGACCGCATCGGCGGGGTCCCCCGCCTTCGCCGACCTCGTTGCCCAGAAAGACGCGTTCACCATCGAGCGGTTACGCAACGGTGGTGCGGTCCTGATAGGGCTGACCACCATGCCGCCGATGGCGAACGGCGGCATGCAGCGCGGCCTCCACGGCCGCGCGGAAAGCCCCTACAACCCCGACTACCTGACCAGCGCGTTCGCCTCCGGGTCATCGAACGGATCCGGAAGTGCGACCGCGGCGGAGTTCGCCGCCTTCGGCCTGGGTGAAGAGACATGGTCGTCCGGACGGGCCCCGGCGTCCTGCAACGCGTTGTGCGCCTACACGCCGTCACGTGGAGTGATCTCCACCCGCGGCAACTGGCCGCTGGTACCGACCATGGACGTCGTCGTACCCCACACCCGGTCCATGGCCGACATGGCTGAGGTGCTGGACGTCGTCGTCGCCGACGACCACACCACCCGCGGCGACTTCTGGCGTATGCAGCCGTGGATCGACATTCCGGCGTCCTCCGAGATCCGGCCCTCGTCCTACCGGGATGTCGCTGACGGCTCTCACGGACTGACCGGGGTCCGTTTCGGAATCCCGACGATGTACGTCAACGCAGACGAAGCAGCGGGAACCGGTGGTGACCGCACCGGCGACGTCGGTGTCGGAGGCCCTATGGGGCAGCGGATCACCACATCTCCGGCTGTCATCGCCCTCTGGCAGGCGGTGCGGGCGGACCTCGAGACCGCCGGCGCCACCGTCATCGAGGTGGATTTCCCGGTTGTCACAAACTACGAGGGTGATCGTCCCGGAGCTCCCACGATCTCCACCCGCGGGCTGGTCAGCGCGGATTACCTCGATATGGAGGTCAGCGCGCTCGCAGCCTGGTCGTGGGAGGATTTCCTGCAGGCCAACGGAGCCCCCTCCTTCCACTCCCTCGCCGACGTCGACGGAACACGGATCTTCCCCCATCCTGAAGGGGCCCTCCCCGACCGCTACGACGGATTCGACGACGATATCGCCACCTACCCGTCGCTCATCGCGAGGCTGGGTTACACCGGTCCCTCCGACCTCACGGACAACTCCAGCTTCAGGTTACTGCCCGACGGTGTCCGTGGGCTCGAGGAGACCAGGCGCGTCGATCTCGAGAACTGGATGGATGACCTGGGACTCGACGCGGTGATATTCCCCGCGATGGCGGATATCGGTCCGGCTGACGCCGACACCGCCCCGTCCTCCGCAGACGCCGCCTGGCGTAACGGGGTCTGGGTCGCCACCGGAAATCTCGTCCCCCGCCACCTCGGCATCCCCACGGTCACGGTGCCGATGGGAATCACCGCGGACAAAGGAATGCCGGTCGGACTCACCATCGCCGGGCGGGCCTGGGACGACAACCGACTGCTCAGGTTCGGCGCCGAGATCGAGGCAACAGCACCGGTCCGGACCCGTCGAACACCACCAGAACGCACCACCCCCAGCACACCCTCAGAGAGGTGA
- a CDS encoding agmatine deiminase family protein, with the protein MTTTMPAEWTPHERTWMSFPTANDTFGPDGSDTLARARDAWARVARTVALYEPVTLVADPDDEQTARDMLTGATGISLVTAPLDDAWIRDSGPTFVHDVDGSLRAVNWIFNGWGAQSWAAWENDARLAATVAATADIPVDDSPLVGEGGGLHVDGRGTVLLTDSVQLDPDRNPGWTKGQVEEEVHARLGTRHAIWLPRGLTRDYDGFGTRGHVDIVASFTEAGHVLLHRQDNPDHPDYDVTRELRTVLESAVDVNGNPLTIVDLPAPDVLRDEEGWVDYSYINHLVCNNAVILCAFGEKQADERARSILAEAYPGRTVELVDARDIFAFGGGIHCITQQQPAVRNV; encoded by the coding sequence ATGACGACCACCATGCCCGCAGAATGGACACCGCACGAGCGGACCTGGATGTCGTTCCCCACCGCCAACGACACATTCGGCCCCGACGGATCCGACACCCTCGCCCGTGCCCGTGACGCCTGGGCCCGGGTCGCCCGCACCGTCGCACTCTATGAGCCGGTCACCCTGGTCGCTGACCCTGACGATGAACAGACCGCCCGCGACATGCTCACCGGCGCCACCGGCATCAGCCTGGTCACCGCACCACTCGATGATGCCTGGATCCGCGATTCCGGGCCCACGTTCGTCCACGACGTCGACGGCTCACTGCGCGCCGTGAATTGGATCTTCAACGGGTGGGGCGCACAGTCCTGGGCCGCCTGGGAGAACGACGCGCGGCTCGCCGCCACCGTCGCTGCCACCGCCGACATCCCCGTCGACGACTCACCGTTGGTCGGCGAAGGCGGCGGACTGCATGTCGACGGTCGTGGCACCGTGCTGCTCACCGATTCCGTCCAGCTCGACCCGGACCGGAACCCCGGGTGGACCAAGGGGCAGGTCGAGGAGGAGGTCCACGCCCGCCTGGGAACCAGGCACGCGATCTGGCTGCCCCGTGGTCTTACCCGGGACTATGACGGATTCGGGACGAGGGGCCACGTCGACATCGTCGCCTCGTTCACCGAGGCTGGCCATGTCCTGCTGCACCGCCAGGACAACCCTGACCACCCGGACTATGACGTCACCCGGGAACTCCGCACCGTCCTGGAATCCGCCGTTGACGTGAACGGGAACCCCCTGACGATCGTCGACCTCCCGGCACCCGATGTCCTCCGGGACGAGGAGGGCTGGGTCGACTACTCCTATATCAACCATCTGGTCTGCAACAACGCAGTCATCCTGTGCGCCTTCGGTGAGAAACAGGCCGACGAGCGAGCACGGAGCATTCTTGCCGAGGCCTACCCCGGTCGCACGGTGGAACTCGTCGACGCCCGCGACATCTTCGCGTTCGGCGGTGGGATCCACTGCATCACTCAGCAACAGCCGGCGGTGCGGAATGTCTGA
- a CDS encoding APC family permease, with the protein MTTHTTDTTGGGVTASAAPHDKGLAKGQIGVLGTVVIGVGCIAPAYTLTSGLGPTIAEVGAHVPAILILGFLPMLLVAFGYRELNSRFPDSGTSFTWATKAFSPWVGWMGGWGLIAATVIVLSNLAAVAVDFLYILLGQIFSNDDIANLTRNLWVNIPTTLVFIAIAAWISYRGLGSTKMLQYVLVAIQLVVLTAFAVSAIVQANNGSSFDPTPVSLDWFNPAGIENFSVIAAGISLSIFMFWGWDTTLTMNEETKDPKTTASRASTITVLIIIAIYTLCAVGVVAWAGTGTEGLGAGNPENQESLFAALASPIMGPFAILMSITVLTSSFSSLNSTMISPSRTLLAMGYYKALPPVFSKISPRFRTPSVATITSAVAAGAFYTITRLISENALWDTITALGLMICFYYGITALACVWYFRKELFVSARSIIFRFLFPLIGGVILLVMFVQTAVDSLDPDYGSGNSIAGVGMVFILGVGVLLIGVVLMIWTRVLHPAFFRGETLPVTESTSDNADVLDDVAEEPIS; encoded by the coding sequence ATGACCACACACACCACAGACACCACCGGAGGTGGCGTCACGGCCAGCGCGGCTCCCCACGACAAAGGTCTCGCCAAGGGGCAGATCGGTGTCCTCGGCACTGTCGTCATCGGCGTGGGCTGCATCGCCCCTGCTTACACGCTGACCTCGGGACTGGGTCCCACGATCGCCGAGGTCGGTGCCCACGTACCCGCCATCCTCATTCTCGGTTTTCTGCCGATGCTGCTCGTGGCGTTCGGCTACCGGGAGCTCAATTCCCGTTTCCCTGATTCTGGAACATCATTCACGTGGGCGACTAAGGCATTCTCTCCGTGGGTCGGTTGGATGGGCGGGTGGGGGTTAATCGCCGCCACGGTGATCGTTCTGTCGAACCTGGCCGCCGTCGCCGTGGATTTCCTCTATATCCTGCTCGGCCAGATCTTCAGCAACGACGACATTGCCAACCTCACCCGGAATCTCTGGGTGAACATTCCCACCACCCTTGTTTTCATCGCTATCGCCGCCTGGATTTCCTACCGGGGTCTGGGCTCGACCAAAATGCTGCAGTACGTCCTCGTCGCCATCCAACTCGTGGTGCTCACCGCCTTCGCGGTTTCCGCGATCGTCCAGGCGAACAACGGCAGCTCCTTCGATCCCACCCCGGTCAGCCTCGACTGGTTCAACCCAGCTGGCATTGAGAACTTCTCCGTGATCGCGGCAGGGATCTCCCTGTCCATCTTCATGTTCTGGGGATGGGACACAACCCTGACCATGAACGAGGAAACCAAGGACCCGAAAACCACCGCCAGCCGGGCGTCCACCATCACTGTCCTGATCATCATCGCGATCTACACCCTGTGTGCCGTCGGCGTTGTTGCATGGGCTGGTACCGGCACAGAGGGACTTGGCGCAGGTAACCCGGAGAACCAGGAATCGTTGTTCGCCGCGCTTGCGAGTCCCATCATGGGACCGTTCGCGATCCTCATGTCGATCACGGTGCTGACCTCGTCCTTCTCCTCCTTGAATTCCACGATGATCTCCCCGTCGCGAACGCTCCTGGCGATGGGCTACTACAAGGCCCTGCCCCCGGTGTTCTCGAAGATCAGCCCACGGTTCCGAACCCCGTCCGTCGCAACGATCACCTCGGCGGTAGCCGCCGGCGCTTTCTACACGATCACCCGCCTGATCAGTGAGAATGCTCTCTGGGACACGATCACCGCTCTGGGCCTGATGATCTGCTTCTACTACGGCATCACCGCTCTGGCCTGTGTCTGGTACTTCCGAAAGGAACTCTTCGTTTCGGCACGCAGCATCATCTTCCGTTTCCTCTTTCCGCTGATCGGCGGGGTCATCCTGCTGGTCATGTTCGTGCAGACCGCGGTGGACTCACTCGACCCCGACTACGGGTCAGGGAACTCGATCGCCGGTGTCGGCATGGTCTTCATTCTCGGTGTCGGAGTGCTGCTCATCGGTGTCGTCCTGATGATCTGGACGCGTGTGCTGCACCCTGCGTTCTTCCGCGGCGAAACCCTTCCCGTCACCGAATCCACCAGCGACAATGCCGATGTCCTCGATGACGTCGCCGAGGAGCCGATCTCATGA
- a CDS encoding universal stress protein, translating to MTTAHIIVGYSATSTGQDALRLGIAIARERDAHLYLVMVAPEDDAFTAAQPFDQSYGRIRDRQLQTWLDEAAMTVPDDVRCSTLLVPAQSAPEGLLAATRRLGAGLIVTGSRPGGLLRRHRLGTMASHLLHASHVPVALAPAGYDHPGPLGHVTAMFGPRRGVTDLIGEAIVTARNRGIPLRLVSLVTLDVADKAVPDDQSEITTDVLDDLETYATKRLAEDATELVESGRATTHIATGRDVPGAMAELTWHDDEIVLVASSRLASRGRMFLGSTATKMLRVAPVPVIVIPSGYSFHAPAPDPTEPVTEG from the coding sequence ATGACCACCGCGCACATCATCGTCGGCTACAGCGCGACGTCCACCGGACAGGACGCCCTGCGTCTCGGCATAGCGATTGCCCGGGAACGTGACGCCCACCTGTACCTCGTGATGGTCGCCCCCGAGGACGACGCCTTCACCGCCGCCCAACCTTTCGACCAGAGCTACGGACGCATCCGCGACCGTCAGCTGCAGACGTGGCTCGACGAAGCGGCGATGACCGTCCCCGACGATGTCCGGTGCTCTACCCTGCTTGTCCCCGCTCAATCTGCCCCCGAAGGACTTCTAGCCGCCACCCGACGTCTTGGAGCTGGACTCATCGTCACCGGTTCCCGCCCCGGTGGGCTTCTTCGCCGGCACCGACTGGGAACAATGGCCTCCCACCTGCTGCACGCCTCCCACGTCCCGGTGGCATTGGCTCCGGCAGGCTACGACCACCCCGGCCCGCTCGGGCACGTCACTGCCATGTTCGGCCCCCGGCGCGGCGTCACCGACCTTATCGGCGAGGCGATCGTCACCGCCCGCAACCGCGGCATCCCTCTCCGACTCGTGTCCCTGGTGACACTGGACGTCGCCGACAAAGCGGTGCCGGATGACCAGTCCGAGATAACCACCGACGTCCTCGACGACCTCGAGACTTACGCCACGAAGCGTCTGGCGGAGGATGCAACCGAACTCGTGGAATCAGGTCGCGCCACAACGCATATCGCCACCGGCCGTGACGTCCCCGGTGCAATGGCTGAACTCACCTGGCACGATGACGAGATCGTTCTCGTCGCCTCCTCCCGCCTGGCGTCCCGCGGACGTATGTTTCTGGGCTCGACAGCCACGAAGATGCTGCGCGTGGCACCAGTACCGGTGATCGTCATCCCGTCCGGCTATTCGTTCCACGCCCCTGCCCCCGACCCCACCGAACCCGTCACGGAGGGCTGA